The Candidatus Obscuribacterales bacterium genome segment ACGACTGCGTATCGAACGACCAGCTCGCCCAACTATCCGACTCCAGCCGTTTAATTAGCGAAATCGTCAACCTAGCTCCCGACGACCATGCTCCCTTTGTCGGTCTCTCTGCCTTTGCCCACAAGGGCGGTATTCATGTGAGTGCAGTGGAACGCAATCCCCTCACCTACGAACATATCCAGCCGGAATTGATCGGCAACCATCGCCGCATTGTTATTTCCGATCAGGCTGGCTTGAGCAATGTCTTAGCGAAGGCCCGCAGCTTTGGCATCAACCTCAATAAACAAGATCCCACCTGCCGCCATATTTTAGAGCGGTTGAAGGTGCTAGAGCATGAAGGCTACCAGTTTGAAGCTGCCGAAGCTAGCTTTGAACTGTTGATGCGGGAGGCCCTGGGACAACGACAAACTTTCTTTGGCGTGGAAGGGTTTCAAGTCCACTGCGGTATGGTGCCCGATTCCCAAGCCTGGGAGACCAATTCCTTAGCAACGGTGAAGCTGTTGGTGAATGGGCAGCATATCCTAGAAGCAGCAGAGGGAAATGGTCCTGTCTCTGCCCTCGATGCAGCCTTGCGTAAAGCGTTGACCAATGTCTATCCGGTCATTGCAGACTTCCACCTAACGGACTACAAGGTGCGGATTCTAGACGGAACCGCCGGCACCTCGGCCAAAACGCGGGTGCTGGTAGCCTCCAGCAATGGTTACCAACGCTGGACAACGGTGGGGGTGTCGGGCAATATCATCGAGGCATCTTACCAAGCAACCGTGGAAGGGTTGGAATATGGGCTGATGCTCCAGAACCAGGCCAAGGCAGCGCTGACATCGTGATCGGGTTGCTTGCCTAACGATGATGGTGGCAGCAGGGTGATCGTGGTTGCTCGGTTAGAACGGCTACTAATGATGATGGTGGTGACGACGGCGATGACGCACCTGCCGCAGGCGACGTAGATGGCGCACCAGCCATAGACCTATGCCGTAGCTACAGAGGGAGGCGATCGCTCCTATCACAAGGGAGCCCACAAACAGGCTCGCTATGAAGTCACCGCTGGTATCCATAAAGGCATCCCAGGAATTTAGCGACAGTCCCTCGGCCAGTTCTAGCTCTAGCCCTAGGATCTGGCGTCCAATGTGAAAGTTGAACGCGTAGAGGGGAACATAGGTCAAAGGATTGCTAATCCAAGTGCCGGCAGCAGCGACCAGCTTGTTGCCGCGAAAAATGGCCGCCAGCGCAATGCCAATCAGGGTTTGGAGGCCAAATAGGGGAAAGCAACCAGCAAAGACCCCAGCAGCTAAACCACGGGCGATCGCCTCAGAGCTACCCCGCAGACGAATGAAACGATAGAACAGATAGCGCAGTTGACGACGCCATCCTCGGTGTTGACGGCGCGATCGCCTCGGTAAAGTTGGGGGTTCATCAACGGGATTTGGGGAAAGACGGGGCGATCGCATAAT includes the following:
- the cimA gene encoding citramalate synthase, translating into MTLDRLASPTKLWIYDTTLRDGAQREGLSLSIEDKIRIARQLDRLGVPFIEGGWPGANPKDVQFFWQLQEEPLAQAEIVAFCATRRPGRSAADDTMLQPILTAGTRWVTLFGKSWDLHVTEGLKTSLDENLAMIQDSIAFFRSHDRRLIYDAEHWFDGYKQNPAYALETIKAAIAAGAEWVVLCDTNGGTLPHEVSSISQVVVEQVTAYAQQLGLETVPQVGIHTHNDSGTAVANAIAAVMEGARMVQGTINGYGERCGNANLCTLMPNLQLKLGYDCVSNDQLAQLSDSSRLISEIVNLAPDDHAPFVGLSAFAHKGGIHVSAVERNPLTYEHIQPELIGNHRRIVISDQAGLSNVLAKARSFGINLNKQDPTCRHILERLKVLEHEGYQFEAAEASFELLMREALGQRQTFFGVEGFQVHCGMVPDSQAWETNSLATVKLLVNGQHILEAAEGNGPVSALDAALRKALTNVYPVIADFHLTDYKVRILDGTAGTSAKTRVLVASSNGYQRWTTVGVSGNIIEASYQATVEGLEYGLMLQNQAKAALTS
- a CDS encoding DUF2062 domain-containing protein — protein: MRSPRLSPNPVDEPPTLPRRSRRQHRGWRRQLRYLFYRFIRLRGSSEAIARGLAAGVFAGCFPLFGLQTLIGIALAAIFRGNKLVAAAGTWISNPLTYVPLYAFNFHIGRQILGLELELAEGLSLNSWDAFMDTSGDFIASLFVGSLVIGAIASLCSYGIGLWLVRHLRRLRQVRHRRRHHHHH